One Salvelinus fontinalis isolate EN_2023a chromosome 11, ASM2944872v1, whole genome shotgun sequence DNA window includes the following coding sequences:
- the LOC129865175 gene encoding histidine ammonia-lyase-like: MDVPEHSDFINVGKDETAIGKHQSLDPNTYLSLDGNSLNTADLVRLGKGLFNIKLTCEAEGKVNEAREVIETIIKENRVVYGVNTGFGKFAHTLIPKDKLMELQANLIRSHSAGVGPPLSVERTRMLLALRINVLAKGYSGVSMETVQAMVKAFNDLSLYSPCLLRVPEKGTVGATGDLAPLAHLTLGLMGEGRMWSPQRGWDHAKTVGYWCHGVTPLVLKPKEGIGLINETQMRSSLEAEAVERAVGVARQADIIAALSLEALRGTTKAFHSDIYAVRPHLGQIEVVLRLRSLLHSDVFPSQISGKNHRTCDRVQDAYTLRCIPQVHGVANDTIAFVKIILSTELNSATDNPLVFAERGETISGGNFHGEYPAKALDYLAIGVHELASMSERRTERLVNPSLSELPAFLVQDGALNSGFMIAHCTAAALVSESKALCHQSSVDSLSTSAVTEDHVSMGGWAARKALRVVEHVEQGNSYSTSCSLLTACQALEFLRPLKSTTPLEKVHELVRSVVRPWDHDCQMSPDIETAHTLLREEKVWEAVRPYMDQY; the protein is encoded by the exons ATGGATGTGCCGGAGCACAGCGACTTTATCAACGTTGGTAAGGATGAAACTGCCATTGGGAAACACCAGTCTCTAGATCCCAA tacGTACCTCTCTCTGGATGGGAACAGTCTGAACACAGCTGATCTGGTCCGTTTGGGGAAAGGCCTGTTCAACATCAAG CTGACCTGCGAGGCTGAAGGGAAAGTCAATGAAGCCAGAGAAGTGATAGAAACCATCATAAAAGAAAACCG GGTTGTCTATGGTGTCAACACAGGGTTTGGGAAATTTGCCCATACGCTCATCCCGAAGGATAAGCTCAT GGAACTACAGGCCAATCTGATTCGTTCTCACAGTGCTG gagtgGGCCCCCCATTGAGTGTAGAGAGGACCCGTATGCTACTGGCTCTGAGGATCAATGTTCTGGCCAAAGGGTACAGTGGCGTCTCCATGGAAACGGTCCAGGCTATGGTCAAAGCCTTCAATG atctTTCCCTCTACTCCCCCTGCCTGTTGCGGGTGCCAGAGAAGGGGACGGTAGGGGCTACTGGAGACCTGGCCCCCCTGGCCCACCTCACCCTGGGCCTTATGGGAGAGGGCAGGATGTGGTCGCCTCAACGTGGCTGGGACCACGCCAAAACAGTTGG GTACTGGTGTCATGGAGTCACACCTTTGGTACTGAAGCCTAAAGAG GGCATCGGTCTGATCAACGAAACTCAGATGAGGTCATCTCTGGAGGCGGAGGCAGTGGAACGAGCTGTGGGCGTGGCCAGGCAGGCTGACATCATCGCTGCCCTCAGCCTGGAGGCCCTGAGGGGCACCACCAAGGCCTTCCACAgcg ACATTTATGCAGTGAGGCCACACCTTGGTCAGATAGAGGTGGTTCTGAGACTCCGCTCTCTACTCCACTCTGACGTCTTCCCCTCCCAGATCTCTGGTAAA AATCATAGGACATGTGACCGTGTCCAAGATGCATACACCCTCCGCTGTATCCCACAG GTTCATGGGGTAGCTAACGACACCATAGCCTTTGTTAAGATCATCCTCTCCACTGAGCTCAACAGTGCCACTGACAACCCT CTGGTTTTTGCAGAGCGAGGTGAGACTATCTCTGGGGGTAATTTCCATGGAGAATACCCAGCCAAG gctCTAGACTACCTGGCCATCGGGGTCCATGAGCTGGCCAGTATgagtgagaggaggacagagaggctgGTCAACCCCTCCCTCAGTGAGCTGCCTGCCTTCCTGGTCCAAGACGGAGCCCTCAACTCTGGCTTCATGATTGCACACTGCACTGCTGCCGCCcttg TATCTGAGAGCAAGGCATTGTGCCACCAGTCCTCCGTGGACTCCCTGTCCACCAGCGCAGTTACTGAAGACCACGTCTCCATGGGGGGCTGGGCCGCTAGGAAGGCCCTGAGAGTGGTGGAACACGTAGAGCAAGGTAACTCATACAGTACA AGCTGCTCGCTGCTCACTGCCTGTCAAGCCCTGGAGTTTCTCCGCCCGCTCAAGTCCACTACCCCTCTGGAGAAAGTCCATGAGCTAGTGCGTTCTGTTGTCAG GCCTTGGGATCATGACTGTCAAATGAGTCCTGACATTGAGACTGCTCACACGCTCCTCAGGGAGGAAAAG GTGTGGGAGGCGGTTCGGCCATACATGGACCAATACTGA